One part of the Arachidicoccus terrestris genome encodes these proteins:
- a CDS encoding transposase produces the protein MEGELDDHLGYKKHKTSDSSNARNGYTQKKVKSTFGEMEIQVPRDREGSFNPMLVPKRENMIERLEEVMISMYAKGMSVSDIQEQISEIYKFDVSTSAISRITSRVAEDIVAWQNRPLESTYLIVWMDGWYCL, from the coding sequence ATTGAGGGAGAATTAGACGATCACCTGGGTTATAAGAAACATAAAACAAGTGACTCCTCCAATGCACGTAATGGCTATACCCAAAAGAAGGTTAAAAGCACCTTTGGAGAAATGGAGATCCAGGTTCCGCGTGACCGTGAGGGCAGTTTTAACCCCATGCTGGTACCTAAGCGGGAAAATATGATAGAGAGGCTGGAAGAGGTTATGATTTCCATGTATGCCAAAGGAATGAGTGTCTCTGATATTCAGGAGCAGATTAGTGAAATATATAAGTTTGATGTCTCCACGAGTGCCATAAGCCGTATCACCTCCCGGGTAGCTGAGGATATCGTAGCCTGGCAGAACCGCCCTTTAGAATCCACTTATCTGATTGTCTGGATGGATGGATGGTATTGTCTTTAA
- a CDS encoding sigma factor encodes MCFYLEKMQLDPFIIEEIVQDVFLKLWEKRTDFDHVLRLRGFLYTCCRNAALNHIEKEKRTGAICISISVIKTRRLLKTGWPILIILTAETIR; translated from the coding sequence ATGTGCTTCTATTTGGAGAAAATGCAGCTGGACCCCTTTATTATTGAAGAGATCGTGCAGGACGTGTTCTTAAAATTATGGGAGAAGCGGACTGATTTTGATCATGTGCTCCGTCTCAGAGGGTTTTTATATACCTGTTGCAGAAACGCCGCACTGAATCACATTGAAAAGGAAAAGCGAACGGGGGCGATATGTATCAGTATATCCGTAATAAAGACGAGGCGGCTTTTAAAAACGGGCTGGCCTATTTTGATCATATTGACAGCCGAGACTATACGGTAG
- a CDS encoding right-handed parallel beta-helix repeat-containing protein, translating into MKRTVLFILCTAWCILHLQAIAASAHPIGDGTDSEFGYTGVLTERGNACAGTGMSNMRGAAFSFEGVSAVNHLDYTSTGFTAAATGRRLTVAPTKQLVAERRIMAAVETEKQGDIPGTPRVVYVDQQVAVSGDGSSWALAYKTLSDALENAAGSLTTDSILVAAGTYYPTGQQTGTDRDSAFLILRSGIKIYGGYPTGGGVRDTAANATVLSGNIGDPDNIDDNSVHVLVVAGVGLSADSIVLDGLSFNDAAGSATDSYVTYNGISVFRPAGGGVNCSFNANENIVFRNCTFSKNVMHSAIGGAGMYITGTSPLITNCTFANNSGSGSGGGIFVDYASPVIDHCMFADNSIQGSGGAIFNYDGSNSVISNCTFERNSSSGTGGAAIFNISSTPVIIHCNFIENHLANFSTTNTGGAGIYNQSCSPVITQCTFTGNVSNGQGGGGILNYAASPVITSCLFSGNLAANSAGNGAAVNNLAGSSPVIINSVFSGNYAGRNGGALYNNASTYTVTNCTISGNFCATGGGIYNASATSAPVIQNTIIWGNRGDVYPDIYTEGTALSIAYCDIQSLPGGTDGNISADPLFVDGPAPNPFAFVGGDYNLQPGSPALNAGNTAFNATATDIAGNPRVFGAAIDMGAYESQQAPLPVTLIHFSGVLQHGLAKLQWQTGVEAGFSRFELEKSSDGSTFTKVATVMPKGSNSSYNYALPQTDARVYYRLKMIDNNAKWGYGDILTLTQAVQDKLIVYPNPATDHIDVQAPAGGTLYIFDAGGRLVKQHACRKGANSISITGLSAGVYYVQLGKEKMRFIKSR; encoded by the coding sequence ATGAAAAGAACTGTACTGTTTATCCTATGTACCGCCTGGTGTATCCTTCATCTTCAGGCGATAGCCGCATCCGCTCATCCAATTGGGGACGGAACGGATAGTGAATTTGGCTACACAGGTGTTTTAACTGAACGTGGAAATGCCTGCGCCGGAACTGGTATGTCAAATATGCGTGGCGCTGCTTTCTCTTTTGAGGGAGTATCTGCTGTAAACCATCTTGATTATACGTCAACAGGGTTTACGGCTGCCGCCACCGGCCGCCGATTGACGGTCGCTCCAACGAAGCAGTTAGTAGCAGAGCGTCGAATTATGGCCGCTGTTGAAACAGAGAAGCAAGGAGATATTCCCGGTACACCCAGAGTGGTCTATGTGGATCAGCAGGTAGCCGTAAGTGGAGACGGGTCCAGCTGGGCACTGGCCTATAAGACACTTAGCGACGCACTGGAGAATGCCGCCGGGTCGCTGACAACTGACAGTATTTTGGTCGCTGCAGGCACTTATTACCCGACAGGGCAGCAGACAGGAACCGACCGTGACAGTGCTTTTCTGATATTACGTAGCGGTATCAAAATCTATGGCGGCTATCCCACCGGCGGCGGTGTAAGAGATACGGCTGCGAACGCTACCGTGCTGAGTGGTAATATAGGAGATCCTGATAATATTGATGACAATAGTGTGCATGTGCTGGTTGTGGCAGGTGTGGGCCTGAGTGCCGACAGTATCGTTCTGGACGGGCTCAGCTTTAATGACGCTGCGGGCAGTGCCACAGACAGTTATGTCACCTATAACGGGATTTCTGTTTTTAGGCCCGCGGGTGGCGGCGTGAATTGCTCCTTCAATGCCAATGAAAACATTGTATTCAGAAACTGTACCTTTTCGAAAAATGTCATGCATTCGGCTATTGGAGGGGCAGGTATGTATATTACCGGCACTTCGCCGCTGATCACAAATTGCACTTTTGCTAATAATTCCGGCAGTGGCAGTGGCGGAGGAATTTTTGTTGATTATGCTTCACCGGTAATTGATCATTGTATGTTTGCAGACAATAGTATTCAAGGCAGCGGCGGAGCCATCTTTAATTATGACGGTTCTAATTCGGTGATCAGCAATTGTACTTTTGAAAGAAATTCCAGCAGCGGTACCGGAGGAGCAGCCATTTTCAACATTAGTTCAACGCCTGTTATCATCCATTGCAATTTTATAGAAAATCATTTGGCCAACTTTTCCACGACAAATACTGGCGGGGCCGGTATCTATAACCAATCCTGTTCGCCCGTGATTACACAGTGTACGTTTACCGGTAACGTAAGCAACGGCCAGGGCGGTGGAGGCATACTGAACTACGCGGCTTCGCCGGTAATAACCAGCTGTCTGTTCTCCGGCAATTTAGCTGCTAATTCAGCCGGCAATGGCGCAGCGGTCAATAATCTGGCGGGCTCGTCCCCTGTGATTATAAATAGTGTTTTTTCCGGGAACTATGCAGGCAGGAATGGGGGCGCGCTGTATAACAATGCTTCCACCTATACGGTGACCAACTGTACCATTTCGGGTAATTTCTGTGCTACCGGAGGCGGTATTTATAATGCCAGTGCGACCTCAGCCCCAGTGATCCAGAATACTATTATCTGGGGGAACCGCGGTGACGTCTATCCCGATATCTATACGGAAGGTACGGCGCTTTCCATTGCCTATTGTGACATTCAGTCCCTGCCGGGTGGAACGGATGGTAATATCAGTGCAGACCCGTTATTTGTAGACGGGCCGGCGCCTAATCCTTTTGCTTTTGTCGGCGGGGATTATAATCTGCAGCCCGGTTCCCCGGCATTGAATGCCGGAAACACGGCATTCAATGCGACGGCGACGGATATCGCCGGTAATCCCAGGGTATTTGGTGCGGCCATTGATATGGGCGCCTACGAATCCCAGCAGGCACCCTTGCCGGTTACACTGATCCATTTCAGTGGTGTGCTTCAACATGGCTTGGCAAAACTACAGTGGCAAACGGGTGTTGAAGCGGGCTTTAGCCGCTTTGAATTAGAAAAATCCAGCGACGGCTCTACTTTTACCAAGGTAGCTACAGTTATGCCCAAAGGAAGCAACAGTAGTTACAACTACGCTTTGCCACAGACAGATGCCAGAGTTTATTACCGGTTGAAAATGATTGACAATAACGCAAAGTGGGGATATGGTGACATCCTGACACTGACTCAGGCTGTTCAAGACAAACTCATTGTGTATCCCAATCCGGCTACGGATCATATCGATGTCCAGGCGCCTGCAGGAGGTACCCTGTATATTTTCGACGCAGGTGGAAGGTTAGTGAAGCAACATGCCTGTAGGAAAGGCGCCAACAGCATTTCTATTACCGGCTTAAGTGCAGGTGTCTATTATGTGCAGTTGGGAAAAGAGAAGATGCGTTTTATCAAAAGCAGGTAA
- a CDS encoding right-handed parallel beta-helix repeat-containing protein, with product MKRSLQCMLLTIWCICLLQTTVASASPFGGRAAAVETGEQENIPGTPRVVYVDQQVAVSGDGSSWALAYKTLSDALADAAGSLTTDSILVAVGTYYPTGQQTGTDRDSSFLLLRSGIKIYGGYPSGGGLRDTALNATVLSGNIGDPDNVDDNSVHVLVVAGVGLSADSIVLDGLSFNDAAGSAVAGSTKTYNGVAVLRPGGGGVNCSVNANENIVFRNCSFSKNVLHTGIGGAGMYITAASPLITNCTFVNNSGSGNAGGIFVDNASPIINHCTFEDNSIAGRGGGIYNYNNAAPMIINCNFTGNVTSETRGSAIYNNNSSPSIINCTFSDNLINNFNLTNSGGTIYNLSSSPVITLCKFTSNECYGLGGAGILNYNSSPVITSCLFAGNASSNPNGNGGGINNLGGSSPTIVNCLFSGNYAGRGGGALYNNSSTYTMINCTIARNYCGVGGAIFDENAATDPVIKNCIIWGNDAIADPGIYTDGSTLSFAYSDVQSLASGSNGNINADPLFVDAPPATHFSNVDGDYHLQSGSPAINAGNNAFNSELTDIDIKPRVFDAIIDMGAYEFQESLLPVTLVRFGGVLQNGRARLEWQTGVETAFSRFELVKSSDGTTFSKVATILPTGSNSEYSYELIQSEARAYYRLKLTDANGKHKYSDIVMLIQKRGNNLAVYPNPATDHIKVQVPVAGTLYIFDAAGRLVKQQACSKGSNRVSIAGLSTGIYYVQVGEKRASFVKNR from the coding sequence ATGAAAAGAAGTTTACAGTGTATGTTACTGACCATCTGGTGTATCTGTCTGCTTCAGACGACCGTCGCATCAGCAAGTCCATTCGGAGGCAGGGCCGCTGCCGTTGAAACAGGGGAGCAGGAAAATATACCTGGTACACCCAGAGTTGTCTATGTGGATCAGCAGGTAGCTGTAAGTGGAGACGGGTCCAGCTGGGCACTGGCCTATAAGACACTTAGCGACGCACTGGCTGACGCCGCCGGGTCGCTGACAACTGACAGTATTTTGGTTGCTGTCGGCACTTATTATCCGACAGGGCAACAGACAGGAACCGACCGTGACAGTTCTTTTCTGCTATTACGTAGCGGTATTAAAATCTATGGTGGCTACCCCTCCGGCGGCGGTCTACGGGATACGGCTTTGAACGCTACCGTGCTGAGTGGCAATATAGGAGATCCTGATAATGTTGATGACAATAGCGTGCATGTGCTGGTTGTGGCAGGTGTGGGCCTGAGTGCCGACAGTATCGTCCTGGACGGGCTCAGCTTTAATGACGCTGCCGGCAGCGCCGTTGCCGGTTCCACTAAAACATATAACGGCGTGGCAGTCTTGAGGCCCGGTGGTGGCGGCGTAAATTGCTCGGTCAATGCCAATGAAAATATTGTATTCAGAAACTGTAGCTTTTCTAAAAATGTCCTCCATACCGGTATTGGTGGCGCAGGCATGTATATTACCGCCGCTTCACCGCTGATCACAAATTGCACCTTTGTTAATAATTCGGGCAGTGGAAACGCCGGAGGGATCTTTGTTGACAATGCTTCACCGATAATTAACCACTGCACCTTTGAAGATAATAGTATCGCGGGCCGTGGTGGCGGCATCTATAATTACAACAATGCGGCGCCCATGATCATTAACTGTAATTTTACCGGAAACGTAACCAGTGAAACAAGGGGCAGTGCCATATATAACAACAACTCATCCCCCAGCATTATTAACTGTACTTTTTCCGATAATCTTATTAATAACTTTAACCTGACAAATTCCGGTGGCACGATATATAACCTATCCAGTTCACCCGTTATTACCTTGTGTAAATTCACAAGCAATGAATGTTATGGTCTGGGGGGAGCAGGCATATTGAACTACAATTCTTCACCTGTAATCACCAGCTGTCTGTTTGCCGGAAATGCTTCCAGCAACCCCAATGGAAACGGAGGGGGGATTAATAATCTGGGCGGGTCTTCTCCTACGATAGTCAATTGTTTATTTTCAGGTAATTATGCAGGACGCGGCGGGGGTGCGTTATATAACAATAGCTCGACTTATACCATGATAAATTGTACGATTGCCCGTAACTACTGTGGTGTCGGGGGCGCTATTTTTGATGAGAATGCAGCGACGGATCCCGTGATAAAAAATTGCATCATTTGGGGAAATGATGCCATCGCTGATCCGGGTATATATACCGACGGTTCGACACTATCCTTTGCCTACAGTGATGTTCAGTCCCTGGCCTCTGGCTCCAATGGGAATATCAATGCAGATCCGTTGTTTGTTGATGCGCCTCCGGCAACGCACTTTTCCAATGTCGACGGTGATTACCACCTGCAATCCGGCTCCCCGGCAATCAATGCCGGAAACAACGCATTCAACAGTGAGCTGACGGATATTGACATTAAGCCCAGGGTATTTGACGCAATCATTGATATGGGGGCCTATGAATTCCAGGAGTCACTCTTACCGGTAACGCTTGTACGCTTCGGCGGTGTGCTCCAAAATGGCAGGGCACGTTTAGAGTGGCAGACTGGCGTTGAAACAGCCTTCAGCCGCTTTGAATTAGTAAAATCCAGTGATGGAACTACGTTTTCCAAAGTAGCAACTATTCTGCCGACAGGGAGCAACAGCGAATACAGTTATGAATTGATACAGTCAGAGGCGCGCGCGTATTACCGTTTGAAATTGACGGATGCTAACGGCAAGCATAAATATAGTGATATTGTAATGCTTATCCAGAAGCGTGGCAATAACCTGGCCGTTTACCCCAATCCGGCTACGGATCATATCAAAGTTCAGGTGCCTGTGGCCGGGACCCTGTATATTTTCGATGCGGCAGGAAGGCTTGTGAAGCAGCAGGCATGTAGTAAAGGCTCCAACAGAGTTTCTATTGCCGGTCTAAGTACTGGTATTTATTATGTGCAGGTGGGAGAAAAAAGAGCAAGCTTTGTAAAAAACAGGTAA
- a CDS encoding IS701 family transposase, with translation MTAFKQSRTFQRARDLSHGVISCIGRCTITGMLTASGNQFKDWSAAYRIFKGERMDMNAIFSEVRKEVVYQNRKKGDFIYAHMDDTLLRKRGKKISGTGWLRDPLGPPFCNNFIWGQRFVQLSLSLIEKDLCGPSRAIPVDFKHCPPTKKPSKNATDQEVALYRERQKKEKMSEVGVQRVIALRKCLDDDGYKNKKLILSVDGSYTNGTVLRQLPENVELIGRIRKDSKIYALPEEQQSGKGRKRYYGEELPTPEQIRQSDDYPYQQVEAWAAGKMRTFNVKVVKDIRWRKSGKRDLMLIIIRPVSYRLTKKSKLLYRAPAYLISTNQEIDIFLQVQAYIRRWEIEVGFRDQKTLMGCGQAQIREKTAVAKVPAFVSACYAMMILASHKQQQSKSKKQLPGPKWYVNIKKQRVTTGDIINRCRVENWAQSVNINFSDFVNIEKKLSKCEKMANPSFSSFFYARN, from the coding sequence ATAACAGCTTTCAAGCAATCCAGAACTTTTCAGAGAGCTCGCGATTTGTCTCACGGAGTTATTTCATGTATTGGACGTTGTACGATAACAGGGATGTTAACAGCAAGTGGGAATCAGTTTAAGGACTGGAGTGCGGCCTATCGAATATTTAAGGGTGAAAGAATGGATATGAATGCAATTTTTTCTGAAGTTAGAAAGGAGGTCGTGTATCAAAATAGAAAGAAAGGCGATTTTATTTATGCACACATGGACGATACCCTGTTAAGGAAGAGAGGGAAGAAAATATCAGGGACCGGATGGCTAAGGGATCCACTTGGCCCCCCGTTTTGTAATAATTTCATTTGGGGCCAACGATTTGTTCAACTCTCTTTATCGCTCATTGAAAAAGACCTCTGCGGTCCATCAAGGGCCATCCCGGTAGACTTCAAACATTGTCCTCCCACCAAGAAGCCGTCAAAAAATGCGACCGACCAGGAAGTAGCACTATACCGGGAAAGACAGAAGAAAGAAAAAATGAGCGAAGTAGGCGTCCAGCGTGTCATAGCCTTGAGAAAGTGCTTAGATGACGATGGCTATAAAAATAAAAAACTTATCCTGAGCGTGGACGGCAGTTACACGAATGGAACTGTTTTAAGGCAACTTCCAGAAAATGTAGAACTCATTGGCCGCATAAGGAAGGATTCAAAAATTTATGCTCTACCAGAAGAGCAACAATCAGGAAAGGGACGTAAACGATATTATGGAGAAGAGCTCCCCACACCAGAACAAATCCGACAAAGCGATGACTATCCTTATCAGCAGGTTGAAGCATGGGCTGCAGGAAAGATGCGTACATTCAATGTGAAAGTTGTAAAAGATATACGCTGGCGAAAATCAGGTAAGAGAGACTTAATGCTGATCATTATCAGGCCAGTTTCCTATAGGCTCACCAAAAAATCAAAATTACTGTATCGTGCTCCCGCCTATTTAATATCAACCAATCAAGAGATAGATATTTTCCTGCAGGTCCAGGCTTATATTAGAAGATGGGAGATAGAAGTCGGCTTTAGAGATCAGAAAACATTAATGGGATGTGGTCAGGCACAAATCCGGGAAAAAACTGCGGTAGCAAAAGTTCCGGCATTTGTATCCGCATGTTATGCTATGATGATACTGGCATCGCACAAACAGCAGCAGTCCAAATCAAAAAAACAACTCCCTGGGCCTAAATGGTACGTAAATATTAAAAAGCAAAGGGTTACTACTGGTGATATTATAAATAGATGTAGAGTTGAAAATTGGGCGCAAAGTGTAAATATTAATTTTTCCGACTTCGTGAACATTGAAAAAAAATTATCGAAGTGCGAAAAAATGGCAAATCCCTCATTTTCCTCCTTCTTTTATGCCAGAAATTAG
- a CDS encoding response regulator transcription factor: MIKLGIIEDDGMIRTSLVNYFATEAGFEVLLSAGSVEDFMLSWEDHLYFDIILSDIGLPGASGIEGLSLIKKRAPKCQILMLSVYNDTERIFQALCAGASGYVSKQTAFVKIKEALNSIYNGGAFMSPDIAKKVTDYFSPSYSTKIQDPLTQREQQVLHAIEEGLTNKVIAERLNISVETVKSHVKKIYLKLEVNNRLDIVRGKYRST, translated from the coding sequence ATGATAAAATTAGGTATTATTGAAGATGATGGGATGATCCGGACCTCTCTGGTGAATTACTTTGCCACAGAGGCGGGATTTGAGGTATTGCTGTCGGCCGGGTCGGTGGAGGATTTTATGCTTAGCTGGGAGGACCACCTTTACTTTGATATTATTTTATCCGATATCGGGCTGCCCGGCGCGTCGGGCATTGAAGGGCTAAGCCTGATTAAAAAAAGAGCGCCTAAATGTCAGATTTTGATGTTATCCGTCTATAATGATACAGAACGTATCTTTCAGGCGCTTTGCGCCGGTGCGTCCGGTTATGTCTCCAAGCAAACGGCTTTTGTAAAAATTAAAGAAGCCTTAAACAGTATTTATAACGGCGGGGCATTTATGTCACCGGACATCGCCAAAAAGGTCACCGATTATTTTAGTCCTTCCTATTCAACTAAAATCCAGGATCCGCTCACACAAAGAGAGCAGCAGGTCCTTCACGCCATCGAGGAGGGGCTGACAAACAAAGTAATCGCAGAACGTCTCAATATCTCCGTTGAAACCGTGAAATCGCACGTGAAAAAGATATACCTTAAACTGGAAGTCAATAACCGGCTGGATATTGTCAGGGGAAAATACCGATCAACCTGA
- a CDS encoding sensor histidine kinase, which translates to MNKAIYCLLLCWFWSYPVGSQAQKSYLAINAIHLPKHVADNNIQMALRDESGLVWFVTESGLYRYDGTELLHFGIGTTPALPRLSITALSTDHQGHLWIGFTDGAARFDLKKWSISPLKLSTAYLNSLNPHDRKITAISCLGNNEVYFGTQSGKLLRADADSLLQIADLGIGKIAFEPTGPPVPEPTIENIQEPVKGQLWVTTGDGILASIGKTHKGYEKPVCYKFEAIGSNGITNICYDSSGKCLFAVKDKGIFRSDINAIYKEKKAHASNAFPIDCSKFIRPVPLPDSVQENNYSLLFCVPGGQPGIVTMGKGLNRYVFMYDFGSGKWLRNAQPYLARYPGEHIHSVSFQPSARTVYISSGGGLTSIHAGFLPFDMRLYSEDNINSIRAIYGAGDSVYIGSYQKYLLRYNRRTGAVKPLQTIYVYSILPWSKDSLLIGSEGAGLCWYQPSVNKLTYIGRQLSLARKASVYQSKFVTVLSRVNPHLVLEGTTRGLHLVDPIGKKLYPVFSNSSAQNMQAVKINAITPYPYRNNPLFTTFIVGTDAGAFLTNSQTGQTRYLFADSISADIKQSKVHGFAVVDDQIWVATSGLGVLAVDYLGKINYMEWLNSKLTSHTVFSIAKTGSHILIGTNRGLNIIDLKDSSVVNYQSSDGMHSDEFNQAASFTNGQDIYLGTINGIICWNTNRARQAKQTAPLPIHINKLIIADKNNQITTSYRLAYLPSDSCQIRIPANTRYFSITFDNPETQNKKTPYYYRLGPKDNWIDIGAHREITFNKMPPGNYTLQLTHNINGKIQQAEIFEVPIIILPAYYQTLWFKILVLLGIAGILLLIIRLRQKQQNKERNLRTKIAGDLHDEIGSSLTRIWHQAQHLQADKMIRPLLEKEPEERTKLQHIGDTSQEAIAMLSDMVWSIDAHFDTIEELTIRMKTYVYQLQTESDIPVYMTITNVSKEKKVSQIIRQNIFLVFKEGVNNAIKYGDGANIQINVSISTDARIKIKITNSFNPAAINTRVMGGRGIINMQRRVKNMNGELIIETEESIFTLIITV; encoded by the coding sequence ATGAATAAAGCAATTTATTGCTTACTGCTATGTTGGTTCTGGAGCTATCCTGTGGGCAGCCAGGCTCAGAAAAGCTACTTAGCGATTAATGCCATTCATTTACCGAAACACGTCGCCGACAACAACATTCAGATGGCGCTGCGCGATGAGAGCGGCTTGGTGTGGTTCGTGACCGAAAGCGGCCTCTACCGTTACGACGGAACCGAGTTGCTGCATTTCGGCATTGGCACAACGCCTGCCTTGCCAAGGCTGTCCATTACAGCCCTTAGCACTGATCATCAGGGGCACCTCTGGATAGGTTTTACCGACGGTGCTGCCAGATTTGATTTAAAAAAATGGTCTATTTCTCCTTTAAAACTAAGTACCGCCTATCTGAATTCCTTAAATCCGCACGATAGAAAGATAACAGCTATCAGCTGCCTTGGCAATAATGAAGTTTATTTTGGTACGCAAAGTGGGAAACTGCTTCGGGCCGATGCCGATAGCCTGCTTCAGATCGCGGACCTGGGCATCGGGAAAATCGCATTTGAACCTACCGGACCGCCGGTCCCTGAGCCAACCATTGAAAATATACAGGAGCCTGTCAAAGGGCAGTTGTGGGTAACGACCGGCGATGGAATATTGGCCAGCATCGGCAAGACGCATAAGGGCTATGAAAAGCCTGTTTGTTACAAATTCGAAGCGATCGGTTCCAACGGTATTACCAATATTTGCTATGACAGTTCCGGTAAATGCTTATTCGCCGTGAAAGATAAGGGCATCTTTCGTTCTGACATCAATGCGATATATAAAGAAAAAAAAGCCCATGCCAGTAACGCTTTTCCAATCGACTGTTCGAAGTTCATCCGTCCTGTCCCTTTACCGGACAGCGTGCAAGAGAATAATTATTCACTGTTATTTTGCGTACCCGGAGGGCAACCCGGCATTGTCACGATGGGTAAGGGCCTGAACCGGTATGTTTTCATGTATGACTTTGGAAGCGGCAAATGGTTGCGCAACGCACAGCCGTACCTGGCCAGGTATCCTGGAGAACACATCCACAGCGTCTCCTTCCAACCGTCAGCCAGGACCGTCTATATCAGTTCCGGGGGCGGACTTACTTCCATTCATGCCGGTTTTCTGCCCTTTGACATGCGACTTTATAGTGAGGACAACATCAACAGTATCCGGGCCATTTATGGCGCAGGCGACAGTGTCTATATTGGTTCTTACCAAAAATATCTTTTACGCTACAACAGACGAACAGGAGCCGTCAAGCCATTGCAGACGATCTATGTCTATTCAATCCTTCCCTGGAGTAAAGACAGCTTGCTGATCGGGTCGGAAGGTGCTGGCCTTTGCTGGTATCAGCCTTCCGTCAATAAACTGACGTATATAGGTCGCCAGCTAAGTCTTGCCCGAAAAGCCAGCGTTTATCAAAGTAAATTTGTTACGGTCCTAAGCCGGGTAAACCCGCATTTAGTCCTCGAGGGAACCACGCGCGGTTTACACCTGGTGGACCCTATAGGTAAAAAACTGTACCCGGTGTTCTCCAATTCTTCGGCCCAAAACATGCAGGCCGTAAAAATAAATGCCATAACCCCCTATCCCTACAGAAATAATCCTCTTTTCACTACATTTATCGTGGGCACGGACGCCGGTGCTTTTTTGACAAATTCACAAACCGGACAAACCCGTTATTTATTTGCGGACAGCATTTCGGCGGACATCAAACAGTCGAAAGTTCATGGTTTTGCCGTGGTGGATGATCAAATATGGGTAGCCACGAGCGGACTCGGCGTATTGGCCGTGGACTACTTGGGCAAAATCAATTATATGGAATGGCTAAATTCCAAACTTACCAGCCATACCGTTTTTTCCATCGCAAAAACTGGGAGCCATATCCTGATAGGTACGAATAGGGGATTGAATATTATTGATTTAAAAGACAGCAGTGTGGTAAACTATCAAAGTTCCGACGGCATGCATTCCGATGAGTTTAATCAGGCGGCTTCATTTACAAATGGTCAGGATATCTACCTGGGCACAATCAATGGCATTATCTGCTGGAACACAAACAGGGCCCGCCAGGCAAAGCAAACCGCTCCCCTGCCTATTCATATCAACAAACTGATAATTGCAGACAAGAACAATCAAATAACCACCTCTTACCGCCTCGCCTATCTGCCGTCTGACAGCTGCCAGATCAGGATTCCTGCCAATACGCGTTACTTCTCTATCACTTTTGATAATCCGGAAACACAAAATAAAAAAACGCCCTATTACTACAGGCTCGGTCCAAAAGATAACTGGATCGATATTGGTGCTCACCGGGAAATCACGTTCAATAAAATGCCTCCCGGCAATTATACGCTGCAGTTAACCCATAATATTAACGGCAAGATCCAACAGGCAGAGATTTTTGAGGTACCCATTATTATCCTGCCCGCTTATTATCAGACGCTCTGGTTCAAAATACTCGTTTTGTTGGGCATTGCGGGGATTTTATTGCTGATCATACGGCTACGCCAGAAACAACAAAACAAAGAGCGCAACTTACGCACAAAGATTGCCGGGGATCTCCACGATGAAATAGGCAGTTCCCTGACAAGAATATGGCACCAGGCTCAGCACTTACAGGCTGATAAGATGATCAGGCCCCTACTTGAAAAGGAGCCTGAGGAGCGCACCAAGCTGCAACATATTGGTGACACCAGCCAGGAAGCCATCGCCATGCTCAGCGATATGGTTTGGTCAATTGATGCACACTTTGACACAATAGAAGAACTGACCATCCGGATGAAGACCTATGTATATCAACTTCAAACCGAATCTGATATTCCTGTATATATGACGATCACCAATGTCTCTAAAGAGAAAAAAGTCAGTCAGATCATTCGCCAGAATATCTTTCTAGTGTTTAAAGAAGGGGTGAATAATGCCATAAAGTACGGGGATGGTGCGAACATTCAAATTAATGTCAGCATATCAACGGATGCCAGAATCAAAATAAAAATAACAAACAGCTTTAACCCGGCAGCGATAAACACACGTGTTATGGGTGGAAGAGGTATTATAAATATGCAAAGGCGGGTCAAAAATATGAACGGTGAATTGATCATTGAAACGGAGGAAAGTATTTTTACACTGATAATAACTGTTTAG